A region of Massilia sp. WG5 DNA encodes the following proteins:
- the glnE gene encoding bifunctional [glutamate--ammonia ligase]-adenylyl-L-tyrosine phosphorylase/[glutamate--ammonia-ligase] adenylyltransferase: MNSPASASRFYQRWLGADPARAGQLAAMAELSLSSLDFGAALEVQASAGPNGNRLPLGRAMRRLRNLLICAIIQRDLDGRADLDEVVTAMSRFADFAVQSHLAELMAEMTAAHGVPIGAESGRPQQMMVLAMGKHGGGELNVSSDIDLIFVYPEDGDTQAGAGQRSLSNHEFFVRLGRKLIAAISEITEDGFTFRVDMALRPNGKSGPLAASLNMVEDYLIVQGREWERYAWVKARAVTGDPVDIAALDAIVRPFVFRRYLDFGVIDAIRTMHAQIRAEVNRQERLHPERSHNVKLGRGGIREIEFLAQVFQLIRGGRDPALRERSTRQTLRLLAERELLPPDTVERLLEAYTFLRNLEHRLQYLEDAQTHTLPASKEDRLAVAQMMGLPDEATLLARLDERRAYVAAQFDAIFAEKSADRSGDAEAIDPAAAMSDPENGEAIAQQLTALGFDRPEEAAARLIATWQAPRLQTLPDASRNRLAALVNMALPQIAAVVRDAGLGSHAATLGRLLDFFEAIARRSAYLSLLTEYPHTLERVIRMINASGWAATFLTQHPILLDELLDDRNAAATGADELPALAASLAAQLDAAAGDTERQLDILREAHHAQLFRLLALDLAGELSVERLADHLSALADLIVAEVVKRAWLTIAKRHREVPRFAVIAYGKLGGKELGYVSDLDVIFLFDDDDQDAPGNYAKLAQRFITWMTTHTPAGILFDIDTALRPDGASGMLVSSVSAFERYQRSSAWIWEHQALTRARFCSGDAAIGARFEEIREEVLRQDRSSREAELRDEVARMRRRMHDAHPSFSDRFDLKHDDGGMIDIEFIVQYLVLRHAFQHPQLTANKGNIALLRMCGELGLIDPALADGAADAYRLMRRLQHQVRLQGQENARVDPSLVAAHAKVVVQLWRACFDA, from the coding sequence ATGAACTCCCCTGCAAGCGCCTCACGCTTTTATCAACGCTGGCTCGGCGCCGATCCGGCCCGGGCCGGACAGCTTGCCGCCATGGCCGAATTATCGCTGTCCTCCCTCGATTTCGGCGCAGCACTGGAAGTCCAGGCCAGCGCCGGCCCGAATGGAAACCGGCTGCCGCTGGGCCGCGCCATGCGCCGCCTGCGCAATCTCTTGATCTGCGCCATTATCCAGCGCGACCTCGACGGCCGCGCCGACCTGGACGAGGTCGTCACGGCGATGAGCCGCTTCGCCGACTTCGCCGTGCAGTCCCACCTGGCCGAACTGATGGCGGAAATGACGGCCGCCCACGGGGTGCCGATCGGCGCCGAATCCGGCCGTCCCCAGCAGATGATGGTGCTGGCGATGGGCAAGCACGGCGGCGGCGAGCTCAACGTGTCGTCCGACATCGACCTGATCTTCGTCTATCCGGAAGACGGCGATACCCAGGCCGGAGCGGGCCAGCGCTCGCTGTCGAACCACGAGTTCTTCGTGCGCCTGGGCCGGAAACTGATCGCCGCGATCTCGGAGATCACGGAAGACGGCTTCACCTTCCGGGTCGACATGGCGCTGCGCCCGAACGGCAAGTCGGGGCCGCTGGCCGCCAGCCTGAACATGGTCGAGGATTACCTGATCGTCCAGGGCCGCGAGTGGGAACGCTACGCCTGGGTCAAGGCGCGCGCCGTCACCGGCGACCCGGTCGATATCGCGGCCCTGGACGCGATCGTCCGTCCCTTCGTGTTCCGGCGCTATCTCGACTTCGGCGTGATCGACGCGATCCGCACCATGCACGCCCAGATCCGCGCCGAGGTCAACCGCCAGGAGCGGCTGCACCCGGAACGCAGCCACAACGTCAAGCTGGGGCGCGGCGGGATCCGCGAGATCGAATTCCTGGCCCAGGTCTTCCAGCTGATCCGCGGCGGACGCGACCCGGCGCTGCGCGAGCGTTCGACCCGCCAGACGCTGCGCCTGCTGGCCGAGCGCGAGCTGCTGCCGCCGGATACGGTCGAGCGCCTGCTGGAGGCCTACACCTTCCTGCGCAACCTCGAACACCGTCTGCAATACCTGGAGGACGCGCAGACCCATACCCTGCCCGCCTCGAAGGAAGACCGGCTGGCGGTGGCGCAGATGATGGGCCTGCCTGACGAGGCCACGCTGCTGGCGCGGCTGGACGAGCGGCGCGCCTACGTGGCGGCGCAGTTCGACGCCATCTTCGCCGAAAAGTCGGCCGACAGGTCGGGCGACGCCGAAGCGATCGATCCGGCCGCCGCGATGAGCGACCCGGAGAATGGCGAGGCGATCGCCCAGCAGCTGACCGCCCTCGGCTTCGACCGGCCGGAAGAAGCGGCCGCGCGCCTGATCGCGACCTGGCAGGCGCCGCGCCTGCAGACCCTGCCCGACGCCAGCCGCAACCGCCTGGCGGCGCTGGTCAACATGGCGCTGCCGCAGATCGCCGCGGTGGTGCGCGATGCGGGCCTGGGCAGCCATGCCGCCACCCTCGGGCGCCTGCTCGACTTCTTCGAGGCGATCGCGCGGCGCTCGGCCTACCTGTCGCTGCTGACCGAGTACCCGCACACGCTCGAGCGCGTGATCCGCATGATCAACGCCAGCGGCTGGGCCGCAACCTTCCTGACCCAGCACCCGATCCTGCTGGACGAGCTGCTGGACGACCGCAATGCCGCCGCGACCGGGGCCGACGAGCTGCCGGCCCTGGCGGCCAGCCTCGCCGCCCAGCTCGACGCCGCCGCCGGCGACACCGAACGCCAGCTCGACATCCTGCGCGAAGCGCACCACGCCCAATTGTTCCGCCTGCTTGCGCTGGACCTGGCCGGCGAGCTCTCGGTCGAGCGCCTGGCCGACCATTTGTCCGCCCTGGCCGACCTGATCGTGGCCGAGGTGGTCAAGCGCGCCTGGCTCACCATCGCCAAGCGCCACCGCGAAGTGCCGCGCTTCGCCGTGATCGCCTACGGCAAGCTGGGCGGCAAGGAGCTGGGCTATGTGTCCGACCTGGACGTGATCTTCCTGTTCGACGACGACGACCAGGATGCGCCCGGCAACTACGCCAAGCTGGCCCAGCGCTTCATCACCTGGATGACCACGCATACCCCGGCCGGCATCCTGTTCGACATCGACACCGCCCTGCGCCCGGACGGCGCCAGCGGCATGCTGGTGTCCTCGGTATCCGCCTTCGAACGCTACCAGCGCAGCTCGGCCTGGATCTGGGAACACCAGGCCCTGACCCGGGCCCGCTTCTGTTCCGGCGACGCCGCCATCGGCGCGCGCTTCGAGGAAATCCGCGAAGAAGTGCTGCGCCAGGACCGCAGTTCGCGCGAGGCCGAACTGCGCGACGAAGTGGCCAGGATGCGCAGGCGCATGCACGACGCCCATCCGAGTTTTAGCGACCGTTTCGACCTGAAGCACGACGATGGCGGCATGATCGACATCGAATTCATCGTGCAATACCTGGTCTTGCGGCATGCCTTCCAGCATCCGCAGCTGACCGCGAACAAGGGCAATATCGCCCTGTTGCGCATGTGCGGCGAGCTCGGCCTGATCGACCCGGCGCTGGCCGATGGGGCCGCCGACGCCTACCGCCTCATGCGCCGCCTCCAGCACCAGGTACGCCTGCAGGGCCAGGAGAACGCGCGGGTCGACCCGTCGCTGGTGGCTGCCCATGCGAAGGTGGTCGTACAGCTCTGGCGCGCCTGCTTCGACGCTTGA
- a CDS encoding YhdP family protein, translating to MHNPEQQAERGDKDRHADDARGAQSHASAPPADAQQAGAHLPLAERWRRLRAAYRYANLASHHVLGFAVKTVLLVYFAFMLLFLALRWAILPNIDLYKPDIERAASRALGNQVTISRVYASWRGLHPNLFLGDVRLRDPQGRQLLALPSVSATLSWWSVVAAEPRFDSLEINRPELDVRRTADGVFWVAGVRIDPNQKEESSGGGADWLLRQREIVIREGRLSWTDQLRAAPVLELSNVTMALENRWTAHRFALKATPPAGLSDPLDVRVRFTHPAFGARASDPGRWKGELYADLRNTDLASWKQYLTYPFNVDTGRGSVRAWLGFDQARLASFTADLALAGVSARLAPDAPPLALARVSGRLSAREEIKPGVEDGKPTFGALGHSIGLENFAVVTRDGVVLPPATLSESWRPATAGKPERFQVRAARVDLGALATLAAQMPLSPQQRELLTGLAPRGRLLDVDAEWEGRFPSLHAYRVRGQVEGLGIDALAAQPGRAALPGVRNLSGSIDASNRGGSINIASEKLALALPAWFAEPEMPFDELGLRARWSYPQADQLLVEVDGFDFVQGGLKGTLSGHHLLPLTEGRDGIKGPGSADFTGTVDGFDIASIGRWLPLVTHEGLREWLTGALQGGTLHDARVRLRGELAHFPFHAGNAAERARGEFHVSGRIDNGKLDYAPAHRAADGRAPLWPLAENINGAIVFDRARMEIHADTARTLGLSLNNVTAVIPELGARESMLDIDGAASGQLQEFLRYVAASPVLEWIGNFTEDTKATGSARLGLKLHLPLAELHATKVQGALQLQNNDVSLFPDLPPIQAALGKIEFSEHGVNLNGIGASFLGGPLQLSGGTQRDGAIVIRMAGAATAEGMRATSSLPALQRFAKRLSGGTRFGGSVTVKDRQTQIMLDSNLAGLGIELPAPLNKPAADALPLRFTLNGQPTGENGVAHDEIRVALGTTMAARYLRERQPHGSWIVTRGGIGVNVPAPEPDSGMMINVSMKSVNVDRWLAVASAIAGPADASHPGSPQAALEAGQGGGMAQYVMPDLIGARTGELVIGERTLHDVVVGVSHQPGVWQASVDSRQVTGWVTWDEAQSGQSSGKSGGKVTARLASLDIPESSANEVKDLLEAGKNPGAGIPGLDIVAERFELFDKQFGRLELVASNAQALAGGEWRIERLAITNPDGQLKASGRWLTRDGRSNTALNFKLDISDAGRLLDRLGFPGTLRRGKGSLAGDISWAGLPYSLDIPSLSGQVQMNVEDGQFLKKDPGAAKLLGVLSLQMLPRMLKLDFHDVFSEGLAFDGITANAMISRGVVHTDNLKMHGVAATVLMDGTADIANETTNLHVVVIPEFNLGTGPLVYALAVNPVIGIGSFLAQLFLRAPVMKALTYHMQVTGPWKSPNVTKLDNQAANSAANAAAAAQTANKKGQ from the coding sequence ATGCACAACCCGGAACAGCAGGCCGAACGAGGGGACAAGGACCGGCACGCGGACGACGCGCGTGGCGCGCAGTCCCATGCGTCCGCGCCCCCCGCCGACGCGCAGCAGGCGGGTGCGCACCTGCCGCTGGCGGAGCGCTGGCGCCGGCTGCGCGCGGCCTATCGCTACGCCAACCTGGCTTCGCACCACGTGCTCGGCTTTGCGGTCAAGACCGTCCTGCTGGTCTATTTCGCCTTCATGCTGCTGTTCCTGGCGCTGCGCTGGGCGATCCTGCCGAACATCGACCTGTACAAGCCCGACATCGAACGCGCCGCCAGCCGCGCCCTCGGCAACCAGGTCACGATCTCGCGCGTGTACGCCTCCTGGCGCGGGCTGCATCCGAACCTGTTCCTGGGCGATGTACGCCTGCGCGATCCCCAGGGGCGCCAGCTGCTGGCCCTGCCGTCGGTCTCGGCGACCCTGTCCTGGTGGTCGGTCGTCGCCGCCGAGCCGCGTTTCGACAGCCTCGAAATCAACCGTCCGGAACTCGACGTGCGGCGCACCGCCGACGGCGTGTTCTGGGTGGCCGGCGTGCGCATCGACCCGAACCAGAAGGAAGAAAGCAGCGGCGGCGGCGCCGACTGGCTGCTGCGCCAGCGCGAGATCGTGATCCGCGAAGGCCGGCTGTCCTGGACCGACCAGCTGCGCGCCGCGCCCGTGCTGGAGCTGAGCAACGTCACCATGGCGCTGGAAAACCGCTGGACCGCGCACCGCTTCGCCCTCAAGGCCACGCCGCCGGCCGGCCTCTCCGATCCGCTCGACGTGCGCGTACGCTTCACCCACCCGGCCTTCGGCGCCCGGGCCTCGGATCCCGGCCGCTGGAAAGGCGAGCTGTACGCCGACCTGCGGAATACCGACCTGGCCAGCTGGAAGCAGTACCTCACCTATCCCTTCAACGTCGACACCGGCCGCGGCTCCGTGCGCGCCTGGCTCGGCTTCGACCAGGCCCGCCTGGCCAGCTTCACCGCCGACCTCGCCCTGGCCGGGGTCAGCGCCCGCCTGGCGCCGGACGCGCCGCCGCTGGCCCTGGCGCGGGTGTCCGGGCGCCTGTCGGCGCGCGAGGAAATCAAGCCCGGCGTCGAGGACGGCAAGCCGACCTTCGGCGCGCTCGGCCACAGCATCGGCCTGGAGAACTTCGCGGTCGTGACGCGCGACGGCGTGGTGCTGCCCCCGGCCACGCTGAGCGAAAGCTGGCGTCCGGCCACGGCCGGCAAGCCGGAGCGCTTCCAGGTGCGCGCAGCCCGGGTCGACCTGGGCGCGCTGGCCACGCTGGCGGCCCAGATGCCCTTGAGCCCGCAGCAGCGCGAACTGCTGACCGGACTGGCGCCGCGCGGCCGCCTGCTCGACGTCGACGCCGAATGGGAAGGGCGCTTCCCCAGCCTGCACGCCTACCGGGTGCGCGGCCAGGTCGAAGGCCTCGGCATCGATGCGCTGGCGGCCCAGCCCGGGCGCGCGGCGCTGCCCGGCGTGCGCAACCTGAGCGGCAGCATCGACGCCAGCAACCGCGGCGGCAGCATCAACATCGCTTCCGAGAAGCTGGCGCTGGCACTGCCGGCCTGGTTTGCCGAGCCCGAGATGCCCTTCGACGAACTGGGCCTGCGCGCGCGCTGGTCCTACCCGCAGGCCGACCAGCTGCTGGTCGAGGTCGACGGCTTCGATTTCGTCCAGGGCGGCCTGAAGGGTACGCTGTCGGGCCACCACCTGCTGCCGCTGACCGAGGGCAGGGACGGGATCAAGGGACCGGGCAGCGCCGACTTCACCGGCACCGTCGACGGCTTCGACATCGCCAGCATCGGACGCTGGCTGCCGCTGGTCACGCACGAAGGCCTGCGCGAATGGCTGACCGGGGCGCTGCAGGGCGGCACCCTGCACGACGCCAGGGTGCGCCTGCGCGGCGAGCTGGCCCATTTCCCCTTCCACGCCGGGAATGCGGCGGAGCGTGCGCGCGGTGAATTCCACGTCAGCGGCCGCATCGATAACGGTAAGCTCGACTATGCGCCGGCGCACCGCGCGGCGGACGGCAGGGCGCCGCTGTGGCCGCTGGCCGAGAACATCAACGGCGCCATCGTGTTCGACCGCGCGCGCATGGAGATCCATGCCGACACCGCCCGCACCCTCGGCCTGAGCCTGAACAACGTGACGGCCGTGATCCCGGAACTGGGCGCCCGCGAATCGATGCTCGACATCGATGGCGCCGCCAGCGGCCAGCTGCAGGAATTCCTGCGCTACGTGGCGGCCAGCCCGGTGCTGGAATGGATCGGCAACTTTACCGAAGACACGAAGGCCACCGGCAGTGCGCGCCTGGGCCTGAAGCTGCACCTGCCGCTGGCCGAGCTGCATGCGACCAAGGTCCAGGGCGCGCTGCAGTTGCAGAACAACGACGTGAGCCTGTTCCCGGACCTGCCGCCGATCCAGGCCGCGCTCGGCAAGATCGAGTTTTCCGAACACGGCGTGAACCTGAACGGCATCGGCGCCAGCTTCCTGGGCGGGCCGCTGCAGCTGTCCGGCGGCACCCAACGCGACGGCGCCATCGTGATCCGCATGGCCGGCGCCGCCACCGCCGAGGGCATGCGCGCCACCAGCTCGCTGCCGGCGCTGCAGAGATTCGCGAAACGGCTGTCCGGCGGGACGCGCTTCGGCGGCTCGGTGACGGTGAAGGACCGCCAGACCCAGATCATGCTCGATTCGAACCTGGCCGGCCTCGGCATCGAACTGCCGGCGCCGCTGAACAAGCCCGCCGCCGATGCGCTGCCGCTGCGCTTCACGCTGAACGGCCAGCCGACCGGAGAGAACGGCGTGGCGCACGACGAGATCCGCGTCGCCCTCGGCACGACGATGGCGGCGCGCTACCTCCGTGAACGCCAGCCGCACGGCTCCTGGATCGTCACGCGCGGCGGCATCGGCGTGAACGTCCCGGCGCCCGAGCCGGACAGCGGCATGATGATCAACGTCAGCATGAAGTCGGTCAACGTCGACCGCTGGCTGGCGGTCGCGTCCGCGATCGCCGGCCCGGCCGACGCTTCGCATCCGGGCTCGCCGCAGGCCGCGCTTGAGGCCGGGCAGGGCGGCGGCATGGCCCAGTACGTGATGCCGGACCTGATCGGCGCGCGCACCGGCGAACTGGTGATCGGCGAGCGCACGCTGCACGACGTGGTGGTGGGCGTGTCGCACCAGCCGGGCGTGTGGCAGGCCAGTGTCGATTCGCGCCAGGTCACCGGCTGGGTCACCTGGGATGAAGCCCAGAGCGGCCAGTCGTCGGGAAAAAGCGGGGGCAAGGTCACGGCGCGCCTGGCTTCGCTGGATATCCCGGAATCCTCGGCCAACGAAGTCAAGGACTTGCTGGAAGCGGGCAAGAACCCGGGCGCCGGCATTCCCGGCCTGGACATCGTGGCCGAGCGCTTCGAGCTGTTCGACAAGCAGTTCGGCCGCCTCGAACTCGTCGCCAGCAACGCCCAGGCCCTGGCCGGCGGCGAATGGCGCATCGAGCGCCTGGCGATCACCAATCCGGACGGCCAGCTGAAGGCGAGCGGGCGCTGGCTCACGCGCGACGGGCGCAGCAATACGGCGCTGAACTTCAAGCTCGACATCAGCGACGCCGGCCGCCTGCTGGACCGCCTCGGCTTCCCGGGCACCCTGCGCCGCGGCAAGGGCTCGCTGGCGGGCGACATCTCCTGGGCCGGGCTGCCGTATTCGCTCGACATTCCGAGCCTGTCCGGCCAGGTGCAGATGAACGTCGAAGACGGCCAGTTCCTGAAGAAGGACCCGGGCGCGGCCAAGCTGCTCGGCGTGCTGAGCCTGCAGATGCTGCCGCGCATGCTCAAGCTCGACTTCCACGACGTGTTCTCGGAAGGCCTGGCCTTCGACGGCATCACCGCCAACGCCATGATCTCGCGCGGGGTGGTGCACACCGATAACCTTAAAATGCATGGGGTGGCGGCAACCGTGCTGATGGACGGCACCGCCGACATCGCCAATGAAACGACCAACCTGCACGTGGTGGTGATCCCGGAATTCAACCTGGGCACGGGGCCGCTGGTGTATGCGCTGGCGGTCAACCCCGTGATCGGCATCGGCAGCTTCCTGGCCCAGCTTTTCCTGCGCGCGCCGGTCATGAAGGCCCTGACTTACCACATGCAGGTGACCGGTCCGTGGAAATCGCCGAACGTGACCAAGCTGGATAACCAGGCGGCAAATTCGGCGGCCAATGCGGCGGCGGCCGCCCAGACAGCGAACAAGAAAGGCCAATGA
- a CDS encoding carbon-nitrogen hydrolase family protein encodes MSKTTVAAVQMVSSPEVGENLDTARRLLAEAADRGATLVTLPEYWPIMGMSDSDKVGHAEQPGHGPIQDFMAEQAREHGFWLIGGTLPLVSGEEGRVLNTTLVYDPEGKPASRYDKIHLFGFTRGQESYDEARTIVPGESVGSFEAPFGRVGLSVCYDLRFPELYRAMGEVALIVVPAAFTHTTGMAHWEVLLRARAIENQCYVLASAQGGTHRNGRRTFGHSMLISPWGEVISQLPEGEGVVSGEIDTDFLAEVRQSLPALKHRKL; translated from the coding sequence ATGAGCAAGACGACAGTTGCAGCAGTGCAGATGGTGTCCTCGCCCGAGGTCGGGGAAAATCTCGACACCGCGCGCCGCCTGCTGGCGGAAGCGGCGGACCGCGGCGCGACACTGGTGACCCTGCCGGAATACTGGCCGATCATGGGCATGTCGGACAGCGACAAGGTCGGCCACGCCGAGCAGCCCGGCCACGGCCCGATCCAGGATTTCATGGCGGAGCAGGCGCGCGAGCACGGCTTCTGGCTGATCGGCGGCACCCTGCCGCTGGTGTCCGGTGAAGAGGGCCGGGTGCTCAACACCACCCTGGTCTACGATCCGGAAGGCAAGCCGGCCAGCCGCTACGACAAGATCCACCTGTTCGGCTTCACGCGCGGCCAGGAAAGCTATGACGAGGCCCGCACCATCGTGCCGGGCGAGTCGGTCGGCAGCTTCGAGGCGCCGTTCGGCAGGGTCGGCCTGTCGGTCTGCTACGACCTGCGCTTCCCGGAGCTGTACCGGGCGATGGGGGAAGTCGCGCTGATCGTGGTGCCGGCCGCGTTCACCCACACCACCGGCATGGCGCACTGGGAAGTGCTGCTGCGTGCGCGCGCCATCGAGAACCAGTGCTACGTGCTGGCATCGGCCCAGGGCGGCACCCACCGCAACGGCCGCCGCACCTTCGGCCACAGCATGCTGATCAGTCCCTGGGGCGAGGTGATCAGCCAGCTGCCGGAAGGCGAGGGCGTGGTCAGCGGCGAGATCGACACGGATTTCCTGGCTGAAGTGCGCCAGAGCCTGCCGGCGCTGAAGCATCGCAAGCTCTAA
- the tldD gene encoding metalloprotease TldD, translated as MTPFEPNLSSLAVARDVLLTPFGLDEGKLITTLGTMFTHKVDYADLYFQFTKSEGWSLEEGIVKSGSFSIDQGVGVRAVSGDKTAFSYSDEISQAALLDAAAATRTIARAGAGRVKVASGIQPSGGRSLYLPHDPLNSLDATAKVKLLERVEKIARAKDPRVVQVMAGLAGEYDVVLVVRSDGVLAADIRPLVRVSVTVIAEQNGRREMGSSGGGGRYDYSYFSDELLDQYASEAVQAALVNLEARPAPAGPMTVVLGPGWPGVLLHEAVGHGLEGDFNRKGSSSYSGMIGQRVAAKGVTVVDDGTLQDRRGSLNMDDEGNPTQCTTLIEDGILKGYIQDTMNARLMKMPVTGNARRESFAHLPMPRMTNTYMLAGDKDPQEILASVKNGIYAVNFGGGQVDITNGKFVFSASEAYMIEDGKVTYPVKGATLIGNGPDVMNRISMIGNDMRLDSGVGVCGKEGQSVPVGVGQPTLRIDGVTVGGTA; from the coding sequence ATGACGCCATTCGAACCGAATCTTTCCTCTCTCGCAGTCGCACGCGACGTGCTGTTGACGCCGTTCGGGCTGGACGAAGGCAAGCTCATCACCACGCTCGGAACGATGTTCACGCACAAGGTCGACTATGCCGACCTGTATTTCCAGTTCACCAAGAGCGAAGGCTGGAGCCTGGAAGAAGGCATCGTCAAGAGCGGCAGCTTCTCGATCGACCAGGGCGTCGGCGTGCGCGCCGTGTCCGGCGACAAGACCGCCTTTTCCTATTCCGACGAGATCTCGCAGGCCGCGCTGCTCGACGCCGCCGCGGCCACCCGCACGATCGCGCGCGCCGGCGCCGGCCGCGTCAAGGTCGCCAGCGGCATCCAGCCGAGCGGCGGCCGCTCGCTCTACCTGCCGCACGACCCGCTGAATTCGCTCGACGCCACCGCCAAGGTCAAGCTCCTCGAGCGCGTCGAAAAGATTGCCCGCGCCAAGGATCCGCGCGTGGTGCAGGTAATGGCCGGCCTGGCCGGCGAGTACGACGTGGTGCTGGTGGTGCGCAGCGACGGCGTGCTGGCGGCCGACATCCGCCCGCTGGTGCGCGTGTCCGTCACCGTCATCGCCGAGCAGAACGGCCGGCGCGAGATGGGCTCGTCCGGCGGCGGCGGCCGCTACGACTACAGCTATTTCAGCGACGAGCTGCTCGACCAGTACGCCAGCGAAGCCGTGCAGGCAGCCCTGGTCAACCTCGAAGCGCGCCCGGCCCCGGCCGGCCCGATGACCGTCGTGCTCGGCCCGGGCTGGCCCGGCGTGCTGCTGCACGAGGCGGTCGGCCACGGCCTGGAAGGCGACTTCAACCGCAAGGGCTCGTCCTCGTATTCCGGCATGATCGGCCAGCGCGTCGCCGCCAAGGGCGTGACCGTGGTCGACGACGGCACCCTGCAGGACCGCCGCGGCTCGCTGAATATGGACGACGAGGGCAATCCGACCCAGTGCACCACGCTGATCGAGGACGGTATCCTGAAGGGCTATATCCAGGACACGATGAACGCGCGCCTGATGAAGATGCCGGTCACCGGCAACGCGCGCCGCGAATCCTTCGCCCACCTGCCGATGCCGCGCATGACCAACACCTACATGCTGGCCGGCGACAAGGACCCGCAGGAGATCCTGGCCTCGGTGAAGAACGGCATCTACGCGGTCAATTTCGGCGGCGGCCAGGTCGACATCACCAATGGCAAGTTCGTGTTCTCGGCCAGCGAGGCCTACATGATCGAGGACGGCAAGGTGACCTATCCGGTGAAGGGCGCGACCCTGATCGGCAACGGCCCGGACGTGATGAACCGCATCTCGATGATCGGCAACGACATGCGCCTGGATTCGGGCGTGGGCGTGTGCGGCAAGGAAGGCCAGAGCGTTCCGGTGGGCGTGGGCCAGCCGACCCTGCGTATCGATGGGGTGACCGTCGGCGGTACGGCTTAA